A genomic segment from Brevundimonas sp. SORGH_AS_0993 encodes:
- a CDS encoding NADP-dependent malic enzyme codes for MPDQTEKQTFSDQEALDFHRLGTPGKISMSPTKPMATQRDLSLAYSPGVAVPVLAIAKDADAAYDYTAKGNMVAVISNGTAILGLGNLGHMASKPVMEGKSVLFKRFADVDSFDVEVKTTDPQEFITVVKNIGDTWGGVNLEDIKSPECFVIESELQDLLDIPVFHDDQHGTAIISTAGLINAVHVAGKKLDEVKVVLAGAGAAGLSSIALMKAAGVRAENTVICDRDGVVYKGREFGMDQWKAAHATDTPFRTLAEAMVGADVVLGLSAKGAITKEMVASMAPNPIIFAMANPDPEITPEDVQSVRSDAIIATGRSDYVNQVNNVLAFPYLFRGALDVRARRVNHEMKVACAQALAALAREDVPDEVAAAYRGRKLKFGPDYIIPTPFDPRLIWYIPPFIAQAAMDTGVARVQIEDMDAYRNALRSRVDPSAALMQKINSAVRGGPDKRIVFAEGEETAVIRAAWGFKQAGLGTPVLVGREDLIRQNAAEAGLNFDDLGIEITNARVSSHNVEDTDWLYQKLQRRGYLRRDVQRMINQDRNYFAATLVAKGRADGMVAGVTRNFNMALKEVQRVLDVDDTLIGLSILLAKGRTLFVADTTIHELPNAEELADIAIKAAETVRKLGRNPRVGFLSYSTFGNPPGDRAEKVREAIRILDKKGVDFEYEGEMPPEVALDPQGHPAYAFNRLTKPANTLVMPAIHSAAISTKLVQALGGATVIGPLLVGLEKPVQIVSLSASVSEIITAATFAAYDAGPAFRGSGLTSAPRPPAASTVER; via the coding sequence GGTCGCCGTCATCTCCAACGGCACGGCCATCCTGGGGCTGGGCAATCTGGGCCACATGGCCTCCAAGCCGGTGATGGAGGGCAAGTCCGTCCTGTTCAAGCGGTTCGCCGACGTCGACAGCTTCGACGTGGAGGTGAAGACCACCGATCCGCAGGAGTTCATCACAGTCGTCAAGAACATCGGCGACACCTGGGGCGGCGTCAATCTGGAGGACATCAAGTCCCCGGAATGCTTCGTCATCGAAAGCGAGTTGCAGGACCTGCTAGACATCCCCGTCTTCCACGACGACCAGCACGGCACGGCCATCATCTCCACCGCCGGCCTGATCAATGCGGTCCACGTCGCCGGCAAGAAGCTGGACGAGGTCAAGGTGGTGCTGGCCGGCGCCGGCGCGGCGGGCCTGTCCTCCATCGCCCTGATGAAGGCTGCGGGCGTCAGGGCCGAGAACACCGTGATCTGCGACCGCGACGGCGTCGTCTACAAGGGCCGCGAGTTCGGCATGGACCAGTGGAAGGCCGCCCATGCGACCGACACCCCGTTCCGCACCCTGGCCGAGGCCATGGTCGGCGCCGACGTGGTTCTGGGCCTGTCCGCCAAGGGCGCCATCACCAAGGAGATGGTCGCCTCCATGGCGCCCAATCCGATCATCTTCGCCATGGCCAACCCCGACCCGGAGATCACGCCCGAGGACGTGCAGTCGGTGCGATCCGACGCCATCATCGCCACCGGCCGCTCGGACTATGTGAACCAGGTCAACAACGTCCTGGCCTTCCCCTATCTGTTCCGGGGCGCGCTGGACGTACGCGCGCGCCGGGTGAACCACGAGATGAAGGTGGCCTGCGCCCAGGCCCTGGCGGCCCTGGCGCGCGAGGACGTGCCGGACGAGGTGGCCGCCGCCTATCGCGGGCGCAAGCTGAAGTTCGGCCCTGACTACATCATCCCGACGCCGTTCGATCCGCGCCTGATCTGGTACATCCCGCCCTTCATCGCCCAGGCGGCGATGGATACGGGCGTGGCGCGCGTCCAGATCGAGGACATGGACGCCTATCGCAACGCCCTGCGCTCGCGTGTCGATCCGTCGGCCGCCCTGATGCAGAAGATCAACTCGGCCGTGCGCGGCGGGCCGGACAAGCGGATCGTCTTCGCCGAGGGCGAGGAGACCGCCGTCATCCGCGCCGCCTGGGGCTTCAAACAGGCGGGCCTGGGCACGCCCGTCCTGGTCGGCCGCGAGGATCTGATCCGCCAGAACGCCGCCGAAGCAGGTCTGAACTTCGACGATCTGGGCATCGAGATCACCAACGCCCGCGTCTCCAGCCACAATGTCGAGGACACCGACTGGCTGTATCAGAAGCTTCAGCGGCGGGGCTATCTGCGCCGCGACGTCCAGCGGATGATCAATCAGGACCGCAACTATTTCGCCGCCACCCTGGTCGCCAAGGGCCGGGCCGACGGCATGGTCGCCGGCGTGACCCGCAACTTCAACATGGCGTTGAAGGAGGTTCAGCGCGTTCTGGACGTGGACGACACCCTGATCGGCCTGTCGATCCTGCTGGCCAAAGGCCGCACCCTGTTCGTGGCCGACACCACAATTCACGAACTGCCGAACGCCGAGGAGTTGGCCGACATCGCCATCAAGGCCGCCGAAACGGTCAGAAAGCTGGGCCGCAATCCGCGCGTGGGCTTCCTCAGCTATTCCACCTTCGGCAACCCGCCCGGCGACCGCGCCGAAAAGGTGCGCGAGGCCATCCGCATCCTGGACAAGAAGGGCGTCGATTTCGAATACGAGGGCGAAATGCCGCCCGAGGTCGCCCTGGACCCCCAGGGCCATCCCGCCTACGCTTTCAACCGCCTGACCAAGCCGGCCAACACCCTGGTCATGCCCGCCATCCATTCGGCCGCCATTTCGACCAAGCTGGTTCAGGCCCTGGGCGGCGCGACCGTGATCGGCCCCCTGCTGGTCGGGCTGGAGAAGCCAGTGCAGATCGTGTCCCTGAGCGCCTCAGTCAGCGAGATCATCACGGCCGCCACCTTCGCCGCCTATGACGCCGGCCCGGCGTTCCGGGGGTCGGGCCTGACCTCGGCCCCGCGTCCCCCGGCCGCCTCGACCGTCGAGCGCTGA